AACGTGAACTCTCCCTCGTGCCCGCCCACCGGCTGCGGATACCCGTACGCGGGCCGGGGCCCCGGTGGCACCGCCTGGGTCGGTGCCGCGGCGGCCGGCGGGCCCGGGTATCCGTACGCGGGAGCGGCCGCCTGCGTGGCCGCGGCCGGGGGGTAGCCGTACCCCGGCTGCGGCTGCGCTTGCACCTCGGTCGGAGCGGCGGACGACGGTGTGACGGTCGCGGTCGGCTCGGGCTCCGGCTCCGGCGATGCTTCCTCCGCCTCCGGGGCCGGCTCGGTCTCCACGTCGTCCACGGAGATCCCGAAATCGGTCGCCAGGCCTATCAGGCCGTTGGTGTACCCCTCGCCCAGCGCCCGGAACTTCCACGCGTCCCCGCGGCGGTACAGCTCCCCGCAGATCAACGCCGTCTCCGACCCCGTCTCCGGCCTGACGTCGAAGTGGGCCAGAGCCTCACCGGCGGGCGAGGCGGCGTCGTAGATGACTATCCGCAGGGTTCCCACA
The nucleotide sequence above comes from Streptomyces sp. TS71-3. Encoded proteins:
- a CDS encoding TerD family protein, whose amino-acid sequence is MTQAMLKGSNVPLEASAVRAVLRWSPGRSVPDVDASALLLGSNGKVGSDEDFVFYNQPRHPSGAVWRLGKKRDAEGLTDTIQTDLTGVAPEVSRVLMVASTDDIPFEHVGTLRIVIYDAASPAGEALAHFDVRPETGSETALICGELYRRGDAWKFRALGEGYTNGLIGLATDFGISVDDVETEPAPEAEEASPEPEPEPTATVTPSSAAPTEVQAQPQPGYGYPPAAATQAAAPAYGYPGPPAAAAPTQAVPPGPRPAYGYPQPVGGHEGEFTLPPQGPQFLHR